A DNA window from Candidatus Poseidoniia archaeon contains the following coding sequences:
- a CDS encoding Fic family protein, whose amino-acid sequence MVYLTPKTTRGQQYWYLVKSFKFNGRVEKVQHYLGSEEPDERELERLKAIHEPELELAAVERMAKASADMFRTPYLDTKALKGLERLKFLRRALNRLQQDRKAREREAEQSELAAVHGNLMLTSEPLAPEQTEAILLHDRAPAGIPLSRVLEVLALRRLHREVGERVARLDRRAILKLHLEVREGQGDGGHLRQDSASLPGSAFVPPPPVLIEDELDALLEWWHDPSPLHSFERATLFHHRFLQLRPFEAGNGLVARLLLEGMLVRAGLPAPMWQREDRSRYLSALVAGDRGDRGRLISGFWKAYRQHHRSGVRGELAALKTEPRQAHLEAF is encoded by the coding sequence ATGGTCTATCTTACGCCTAAGACCACTCGCGGGCAGCAGTACTGGTATCTCGTCAAGTCGTTCAAGTTCAATGGACGCGTCGAGAAAGTGCAGCATTACCTCGGTTCCGAGGAGCCCGATGAACGGGAACTGGAGCGTCTCAAAGCTATCCACGAGCCGGAGCTGGAGCTCGCCGCGGTCGAGCGTATGGCGAAGGCGTCAGCCGATATGTTCCGCACGCCTTACCTCGATACGAAAGCGCTGAAAGGGCTCGAGCGACTGAAGTTCCTGCGGCGCGCGCTGAACAGACTGCAACAGGACCGCAAGGCGCGCGAACGCGAAGCAGAACAGTCAGAGCTGGCGGCGGTGCACGGCAACCTGATGCTCACCTCCGAGCCGCTGGCACCCGAGCAGACCGAGGCGATACTGTTACACGACCGCGCGCCCGCGGGAATCCCGCTGTCGCGCGTACTCGAAGTGCTCGCGCTACGACGACTCCACCGCGAGGTGGGCGAGCGTGTCGCGCGACTCGACCGGCGCGCCATCCTCAAGCTGCACCTCGAGGTGCGCGAAGGGCAGGGCGACGGCGGCCACCTGCGGCAGGACAGCGCCAGCCTTCCCGGCTCGGCCTTCGTCCCACCGCCGCCAGTGCTGATTGAGGACGAGCTCGACGCGCTGCTCGAGTGGTGGCACGACCCGTCGCCGCTACACTCGTTCGAACGTGCGACGCTGTTCCACCACCGCTTCCTGCAACTGCGGCCTTTCGAAGCTGGCAACGGCCTCGTGGCGCGACTGCTACTCGAGGGGATGCTCGTGCGCGCGGGCCTGCCCGCACCCATGTGGCAGCGGGAAGACCGTTCGCGCTACCTCTCGGCACTGGTCGCGGGCGACCGCGGCGACCGTGGCCGACTCATCAGTGGATTCTGGAAAGCATACCGGCAGCATCACCGTTCCGGTGTCAGGGGAGAGCTCGCGGCACTGAAGACTGAACCGCGCCAGGCACACCTGGAGGCTTTCTGA
- a CDS encoding arsenate reductase ArsC, which produces MQIIFVCTGNAARSQMAEGWARHLAPELAVESGGTQPAGLSRRAVAAMAEAGVDISAQRSKPLSATARCDADIAVTLCGSAQEECVALPWSPTTQREHWPIADPVAVPAGGDPLAPFHAARDEIRARVEALLANIENR; this is translated from the coding sequence ATGCAAATCATCTTCGTCTGCACCGGAAATGCCGCGCGTTCGCAGATGGCCGAGGGGTGGGCGCGCCACCTGGCGCCGGAACTGGCCGTGGAGAGCGGCGGCACCCAGCCGGCTGGCCTCTCGCGCCGTGCCGTGGCGGCGATGGCGGAGGCGGGTGTCGATATCTCCGCGCAGCGGTCGAAACCGCTCTCTGCGACAGCGCGGTGCGATGCCGACATCGCCGTCACGCTCTGCGGCTCCGCGCAGGAGGAGTGCGTCGCGCTGCCGTGGTCACCCACGACGCAGCGCGAGCACTGGCCGATAGCGGACCCGGTAGCGGTGCCGGCGGGCGGCGACCCGCTGGCGCCGTTCCACGCAGCGCGGGACGAGATTCGGGCGCGAGTGGAGGCGCTGCTCGCCAATATTGAAAATAGATAA
- the smc gene encoding chromosome segregation protein SMC, whose translation MQLLELEFENFKSFKGHVTVPFGPGFTCITGPNGSGKSNITDAILFILGSRSTKLLRARRLNQLIFGYQEGKKSRSAAQHCRVSMVFNNSDRFLSIESDRVRFTKGVRLRGGKPATYYRLNGDTSSAGEFEALFSRAGLYATGYNIIQQGDVTQTSLMSGTARRRKLEDVAGITAYDQRLRKTRSAREHVGTDLTLLDERMREAQRLLRQLEREKRDAERLEVILQQLQENELQRKWRRVLDLEAELESRRGLIARHEKELGELVEELKERQTAIGTLEDDYKKVETDISDAGGDRARELQELLDRARVSQALAQSNSESAGARLTELEGSRRQLEGSRKAAAAELKELREALEGARAEAGELDARVATASGELARLEASAADGSQEISGQRDALDALRQAAGELEMQRHRLEGEREQLERQLELARERLERSELLLKAAREDSADADFQLQDLELGRKSAADNLRKVSAKHGKLVGELALASDRLERIEGELREAALALAAEEAATRARDEIGGYARAVQSVLAARDAGELDGIVGTIAELGQVDEEHALALEVAAGARMQSVVVRDDAVAAEAIAFLKQRKLGRARFLPLNRLRRYRPSANALLLVKQAGAINFAQELVRFDPRYADAFGNVFGDTVIMRNLSEARTLLGRGRMVTLAGELLEAGGAMVGGSPPRSGIHFGTGTRDNLDELVARLSTAEASKLEASAAVLVLREELAEVAQAKTALESECSTTQTRVTDYDEQASKSADGLLQAQQAFETRQGALAALEGELGERETALGELQVTITDHTGSVEQAATALQDLTGGVAAERLAQLQSALGRQREMLSEVRASVARFEAAEEPAAGEEQRLASELEQNLAEQKEQQSLRRDERETARKLAREVKELKAEEDTKFRELNELRDRRDRLRDELAEARTMLAQREEFGRGRRHATDELKIEVATREPKLAEAQLRLPEKAEQPPKVGGSEQLEAQRETLEGQRGRLGNVNMLSLEHYRQEEERLARIREDRKQLRKEVRRLEALEAKISARKLERFSEVYKHIDENFQSTFTDLTGGGKAWLELEKPETVFDGGVSIKARMPRKRLFPVEALSGGEKSLVSMAFIFAIQRYDPSPFYLLDEPDQNLDGVNTEHIGRAIALQSAVAQFLVVSLHHAALREAAHVIGVFMADDGVSHLHQIHDVDSFIASLPAEEVAA comes from the coding sequence TTGCAACTTCTCGAACTCGAGTTCGAGAACTTTAAATCCTTCAAAGGCCACGTTACCGTCCCCTTCGGCCCCGGCTTTACCTGCATCACCGGACCCAACGGTTCGGGCAAGAGCAACATCACTGATGCCATCCTTTTCATCCTCGGCTCGCGCTCGACCAAACTGCTGCGCGCGCGGCGGCTGAACCAGCTGATTTTCGGCTATCAGGAAGGGAAGAAATCGCGCAGCGCCGCGCAGCACTGCCGCGTCAGCATGGTCTTCAACAACAGCGACCGCTTCCTCTCCATCGAGAGTGACCGGGTGCGCTTCACCAAGGGAGTGAGGCTGCGCGGCGGCAAGCCTGCTACCTACTACCGGCTCAACGGCGACACCTCCTCGGCGGGCGAATTCGAGGCGCTCTTCTCGCGCGCCGGGCTCTACGCCACCGGCTATAACATCATCCAGCAGGGCGACGTCACGCAAACCTCGCTCATGTCAGGCACCGCGCGGCGGCGCAAGCTGGAGGACGTCGCCGGGATAACGGCGTACGACCAGCGGCTGCGCAAGACCCGCTCGGCGCGCGAGCATGTTGGCACCGACCTGACGCTGCTCGACGAACGCATGCGCGAGGCGCAGCGGCTGCTGCGGCAGCTCGAGCGCGAGAAGCGTGATGCCGAGCGGCTTGAGGTTATCCTGCAACAGTTGCAGGAAAACGAGCTCCAGCGCAAATGGCGCCGCGTACTCGACCTGGAGGCGGAGCTGGAGTCACGGCGAGGGCTGATTGCGCGCCACGAAAAGGAACTGGGAGAGCTCGTGGAAGAGCTGAAAGAACGGCAGACTGCTATTGGAACTCTCGAAGACGATTATAAAAAGGTGGAAACCGATATTTCTGACGCGGGCGGCGACCGCGCACGCGAGTTGCAGGAGCTGCTGGACCGGGCGCGCGTCAGCCAGGCGCTGGCGCAGAGCAACTCCGAATCGGCTGGCGCGCGGCTCACGGAGCTGGAGGGCTCGCGCCGCCAGCTTGAGGGCTCGCGCAAGGCTGCCGCGGCGGAGCTGAAAGAGCTACGCGAAGCGCTGGAAGGAGCGCGCGCAGAGGCGGGCGAACTGGATGCGCGAGTCGCGACAGCCTCCGGGGAACTGGCGCGACTCGAAGCTTCCGCTGCCGACGGTTCGCAGGAAATCTCTGGCCAGCGCGACGCCCTCGATGCGCTGAGGCAGGCGGCGGGCGAGCTGGAGATGCAACGGCATCGGCTCGAGGGCGAGCGTGAACAGCTTGAGCGACAGCTCGAGCTGGCGCGTGAGCGACTGGAGCGGTCAGAACTGCTCCTGAAAGCGGCACGGGAGGATTCGGCTGACGCCGACTTCCAGCTACAGGACCTCGAACTGGGGCGCAAGTCTGCGGCCGATAACCTGCGCAAAGTCTCCGCCAAGCACGGCAAACTGGTGGGCGAACTGGCGCTGGCGAGCGACCGGCTGGAACGCATCGAGGGCGAGCTGCGCGAAGCTGCGCTGGCGCTGGCGGCCGAAGAGGCGGCTACGCGCGCCCGCGATGAAATCGGCGGCTACGCGCGTGCGGTGCAGTCGGTACTCGCGGCGCGCGATGCGGGCGAGCTGGACGGCATCGTCGGAACGATTGCCGAGCTGGGGCAGGTGGATGAGGAGCATGCGCTGGCGCTCGAGGTGGCGGCTGGCGCGCGGATGCAGTCGGTCGTCGTCAGGGATGACGCTGTCGCGGCGGAGGCGATTGCGTTCCTGAAACAGCGCAAGCTGGGGCGGGCACGCTTCCTGCCGCTCAATCGGCTGCGCAGATATCGCCCTAGCGCCAACGCACTGCTGCTGGTGAAGCAGGCTGGCGCAATCAACTTCGCGCAGGAGCTAGTGCGGTTCGACCCACGCTACGCGGACGCTTTCGGCAACGTCTTCGGTGACACGGTAATCATGCGCAACCTCAGCGAGGCGCGCACCCTCCTGGGCCGGGGCCGCATGGTCACACTGGCGGGCGAGCTGCTCGAGGCGGGCGGCGCAATGGTGGGCGGCTCGCCGCCCCGTTCGGGAATCCACTTCGGGACCGGCACCCGCGACAATCTCGACGAACTGGTGGCGCGCCTCAGCACTGCCGAGGCGAGCAAGCTCGAGGCGAGCGCCGCGGTGCTGGTGTTGCGCGAGGAGCTGGCAGAAGTGGCGCAGGCAAAGACAGCGCTCGAGAGCGAGTGCTCGACCACCCAGACGCGCGTGACTGACTACGATGAGCAGGCGTCGAAATCAGCCGACGGACTGCTACAGGCGCAGCAGGCGTTCGAGACGCGGCAGGGGGCGCTGGCGGCGCTCGAGGGTGAGCTGGGCGAGCGCGAGACTGCGCTGGGCGAGCTGCAAGTTACGATTACCGACCATACCGGGAGCGTGGAGCAGGCGGCGACTGCGTTGCAGGATCTGACCGGAGGCGTGGCGGCCGAGCGGCTGGCGCAGCTCCAGTCGGCGCTCGGGCGGCAGCGCGAGATGCTTTCGGAGGTGCGCGCCAGCGTGGCGCGCTTCGAGGCGGCCGAGGAGCCCGCCGCGGGCGAAGAGCAGCGGCTGGCGAGTGAACTGGAACAGAATCTGGCAGAGCAGAAGGAGCAGCAGTCGTTGCGGCGCGACGAGCGCGAGACGGCGCGCAAACTGGCACGCGAGGTCAAGGAGCTGAAGGCCGAGGAGGATACCAAGTTCCGCGAACTCAATGAATTGCGCGACCGGCGCGACCGGCTGCGCGACGAACTGGCCGAGGCGCGCACAATGCTGGCGCAGCGCGAGGAATTCGGGCGCGGGCGGCGGCACGCTACCGACGAGCTGAAGATTGAAGTCGCGACACGCGAGCCGAAGCTGGCCGAGGCGCAGCTGCGGCTGCCCGAAAAGGCAGAACAGCCGCCAAAGGTCGGCGGCAGCGAGCAGCTGGAGGCGCAGCGCGAAACACTCGAAGGGCAGCGCGGGCGGCTCGGCAACGTCAACATGCTTTCGCTCGAGCATTACCGGCAGGAGGAAGAGCGGCTGGCGCGCATCCGCGAGGACCGCAAGCAGCTGCGTAAGGAGGTGCGGCGGCTGGAAGCGCTCGAAGCCAAAATATCGGCGCGCAAGCTCGAGCGGTTCAGTGAAGTTTATAAACACATCGACGAGAACTTCCAGTCCACTTTCACCGACCTGACTGGCGGTGGCAAGGCGTGGCTGGAGCTGGAGAAACCGGAAACGGTATTCGATGGTGGTGTCTCAATCAAGGCGCGCATGCCGCGCAAGCGGCTCTTCCCGGTCGAGGCGCTCTCGGGCGGCGAGAAATCGCTCGTCAGCATGGCTTTCATCTTCGCCATCCAGCGCTACGACCCGAGTCCGTTCTACCTGCTCGATGAGCCGGACCAGAATCTGGACGGCGTCAACACCGAACACATCGGCCGCGCGATTGCGTTGCAGTCGGCTGTAGCGCAATTCCTTGTCGTGAGCCTGCACCACGCCGCGCTGCGCGAGGCGGCGCACGTGATTGGCGTCTTCATGGCCGACGACGGCGTCTCGCACCTGCACCAGATTCACGATGTTGACAGCTTCATCGCTTCGCTGCCCGCCGAGGAGGTGGCGGCGTGA
- a CDS encoding PhoU domain-containing protein: MESRKLQLTGGSTITVSLPRKWVDEVGLQRGAEVVLVPQSNGTLVVDPRASSQGWEKQRSLRVRDEVDAHLFRRLIGIYLTGTTEISAEAEARFSVRQRSTIREFSASVIGMEIVEEEASRILLNDVTSPGALPFDRTVKRFYRIVRAMYDDAVQMLHGSGMEAAEVRDRDREADKLYWFIERQFNMTLENVQLAEKVAGGLAHGQFFSHVARALERIGDHACRLAEAAETLPQPDAKLLKLADQAGAILEEAMVSFSGLKAGSAVEIIDRGKAYRDRCQRYLQQRAAKAPEEALPLFMALESLIRTALYSTDIAEVTINFASQD, encoded by the coding sequence ATGGAGAGCAGGAAGCTGCAACTGACCGGTGGCTCCACCATCACGGTCTCGTTGCCCCGGAAGTGGGTTGACGAGGTGGGACTCCAGCGGGGCGCCGAGGTGGTGCTGGTGCCGCAGTCCAACGGCACGCTGGTCGTCGACCCCCGCGCCAGCAGTCAGGGATGGGAAAAGCAGCGCAGCCTGCGGGTGCGTGACGAGGTGGATGCGCATCTTTTCCGGCGGCTGATTGGCATCTACCTGACCGGCACGACCGAGATTTCGGCCGAGGCTGAGGCCCGCTTCAGCGTACGCCAGCGCTCGACCATCCGCGAGTTTTCGGCCAGCGTCATCGGGATGGAAATAGTCGAGGAGGAGGCGAGCCGTATCCTGCTCAACGACGTCACCAGCCCCGGGGCGCTGCCGTTCGACCGGACGGTGAAGCGGTTCTACCGCATCGTGCGCGCAATGTACGACGACGCGGTGCAGATGCTACACGGCTCCGGGATGGAGGCGGCCGAGGTGCGCGACCGCGACCGCGAAGCAGACAAACTTTACTGGTTCATCGAGCGGCAGTTCAACATGACTCTGGAAAATGTCCAGTTGGCGGAGAAGGTCGCGGGCGGGCTGGCGCATGGCCAGTTTTTCTCGCATGTCGCACGCGCACTCGAGCGTATCGGCGACCACGCCTGCCGGCTGGCGGAGGCGGCCGAAACGCTGCCGCAACCGGACGCAAAGCTGCTGAAGCTGGCAGACCAGGCGGGCGCCATCCTGGAGGAGGCTATGGTCTCCTTCAGTGGGCTGAAGGCGGGCAGCGCCGTCGAGATTATTGACCGCGGCAAGGCGTATCGCGACCGCTGCCAGCGCTACCTGCAGCAGCGCGCCGCGAAAGCCCCGGAGGAAGCGCTGCCGCTTTTCATGGCGCTCGAATCGCTGATTCGCACCGCGCTCTACTCGACCGACATCGCCGAGGTGACCATCAACTTCGCGTCGCAGGACTGA
- a CDS encoding GAF domain-containing protein codes for MELMRLESAAAKILAVATDRGAALREIAQLLDSRVEHYDWIGFYLVDGRELVLGPYVGAPTEHVRIPFGRGVCGQVAESGETLVVPDVAAEANYLSCGSAVRSEVVIPIHADGMVVAQLDIDSHTRDPFSRAEVEFLQRLCVRLARLWSET; via the coding sequence ATGGAATTGATGCGACTCGAAAGCGCCGCTGCCAAAATCCTCGCTGTCGCGACCGACCGCGGAGCTGCGCTGCGCGAAATCGCGCAGCTGCTCGATTCACGCGTGGAGCACTACGACTGGATCGGCTTCTACCTCGTCGACGGGCGAGAGCTGGTGCTGGGGCCATACGTCGGCGCGCCGACGGAACACGTGCGCATCCCGTTCGGGCGCGGCGTCTGCGGGCAGGTGGCCGAGAGCGGCGAGACGCTGGTCGTACCCGATGTGGCGGCCGAAGCCAATTACCTGTCGTGCGGCAGCGCGGTGCGGTCGGAAGTTGTCATTCCAATTCACGCCGACGGCATGGTCGTCGCGCAGCTCGATATCGACTCGCACACGCGCGACCCCTTCTCCCGGGCCGAAGTGGAGTTCCTACAGCGGCTCTGCGTGCGGCTGGCGCGACTCTGGAGCGAAACTTAA
- a CDS encoding peptidase C39 family protein: MQIDAPFYTQTMDFSCGAACALMALGHFNLAGPLDRDLEVEVWRETNAVEIGGCGRYGLAAPLALRGLRPHIISTADGLGLMERVHERVAGIDPGTLEFFHIMQQRLCARNGVTEERRKPGAADIRAALTAERLVLALVSTALFPEEDDEIPHWALVTGLRGSELLVHNPLDPPERAHRPVAGAALLASAVQFGEQALVTVGSRVWPDGKSVAEPPLPRGTIGSRAAVAAN, from the coding sequence GTGCAGATTGACGCGCCCTTCTACACGCAGACGATGGACTTCAGTTGTGGCGCCGCCTGCGCGCTGATGGCGCTGGGCCACTTCAACCTGGCCGGCCCGCTCGACCGCGACCTGGAAGTCGAGGTGTGGCGCGAGACCAACGCGGTCGAAATCGGCGGCTGCGGCCGCTACGGGCTCGCGGCACCGCTCGCTCTGCGAGGCTTGCGGCCGCACATCATCTCGACCGCCGACGGGCTCGGCCTGATGGAGCGCGTCCACGAGCGTGTCGCCGGCATCGACCCCGGCACGCTGGAGTTCTTCCACATCATGCAGCAGCGGCTCTGCGCGCGCAACGGCGTTACGGAGGAGCGGCGAAAACCGGGGGCCGCCGACATCCGCGCCGCGCTGACCGCCGAACGGCTGGTGCTGGCGCTGGTCTCGACCGCGCTCTTCCCGGAAGAGGATGACGAGATTCCACACTGGGCGCTGGTGACCGGGCTGCGCGGTTCCGAGCTGCTGGTCCACAACCCACTCGACCCCCCGGAGCGGGCGCACCGCCCCGTCGCCGGCGCCGCGCTGCTCGCCAGCGCGGTGCAGTTCGGCGAGCAGGCGCTGGTCACCGTCGGCAGCCGCGTGTGGCCTGACGGGAAATCGGTCGCTGAGCCGCCGCTGCCCCGGGGCACCATCGGCTCCCGCGCTGCGGTCGCGGCTAATTAA
- a CDS encoding DUF47 family protein: MKFFESRVGPSVFEAYYRHAAKALETVEHMERCVALACEDGDTAEAIAATSNAELEADGLKNELRGVMRGSVRLAISKEVFLDMISRQDRIADYAENVTEIISFRPLFADAEARKLLLAQAKSVQATVNEYAQAVEKLQELMESGFATKVKEELHQLIASVNLLEHQADEKEAATAAYVFSHGDDAPLAAAHMYRVAQRLDDVANATEHAANSLLPLASH, translated from the coding sequence ATGAAGTTCTTCGAGAGCCGTGTTGGCCCCAGCGTATTCGAGGCATACTACCGCCACGCCGCCAAGGCGCTTGAAACCGTCGAGCACATGGAACGCTGCGTCGCGCTCGCCTGCGAGGATGGCGATACCGCCGAGGCGATTGCGGCGACTTCGAACGCTGAACTGGAGGCCGACGGCCTGAAAAACGAGCTGCGCGGAGTGATGCGCGGCAGCGTACGGCTCGCTATCTCGAAAGAAGTCTTCCTCGACATGATTTCACGGCAGGACCGTATCGCCGACTACGCCGAGAACGTCACCGAAATTATCTCCTTCCGGCCGCTCTTTGCCGACGCAGAGGCGCGCAAGCTGCTGCTGGCGCAGGCGAAGTCGGTGCAGGCGACCGTCAATGAATACGCGCAGGCTGTCGAGAAGCTGCAGGAGCTGATGGAATCCGGCTTCGCCACGAAGGTGAAGGAAGAGCTGCACCAGCTAATTGCCAGCGTCAACCTGCTCGAGCATCAGGCGGATGAGAAGGAGGCGGCGACCGCCGCCTACGTCTTCTCGCACGGCGATGATGCGCCGCTCGCAGCGGCGCATATGTATCGCGTCGCGCAGCGGCTGGACGACGTCGCCAACGCCACCGAACACGCGGCCAACTCGTTGTTGCCGCTGGCAAGCCACTAA
- a CDS encoding anion permease: protein MFGLELMILLAIAVAAYMAWNIGANDVANAMGTSVGSGALTLRNAIIIAAVFEFCGAFFAGDAVTDTVRKGVLIISEEEMASLSSELQYGFIAAMLAAALWITVATRYGLPVSTTHSIIGGIIGFGLFIDPSLVDFHKVGQIVLSWVISPLLGGVLAYGTFMVIRMTIMESDDPIQRSRWMAPILAFPTFFVLGLALQFKALQYLLPAAWLPARDCAVDASFMAAVAECLPQPSLQIALLLGAFASLALYLLLRNYEFKESGYAGVEQIFVWLQIITACYVAFAHGANDRSNAIGPMAAVWQVYQAGVLSPEASVPLWLVLLGSAGIVIGIATWGHRVMKTIGEKITHITPTRGFAAQFAAATVVLLFSLPFLAVPISTTHTLVGSVVGVGLARGTASVDFGVFGKIAASWVASIPAAGIGAVVLYLIFGLDETRFIVSVSLILAAIVWLLYHSIKAGPRVEIEMGGAE, encoded by the coding sequence ATGTTTGGACTCGAACTGATGATACTGCTCGCCATCGCGGTAGCAGCGTACATGGCGTGGAACATCGGCGCCAACGACGTCGCCAATGCCATGGGCACCAGCGTCGGGAGCGGGGCGCTGACGCTGCGCAACGCCATCATCATCGCGGCGGTCTTCGAGTTCTGCGGTGCCTTCTTCGCCGGCGACGCTGTCACCGATACGGTGCGCAAGGGAGTGCTGATTATTTCCGAGGAGGAGATGGCTAGCCTCTCCAGCGAGTTGCAGTATGGCTTCATCGCCGCCATGCTGGCGGCTGCGCTCTGGATTACGGTCGCCACGCGCTACGGGCTGCCGGTCTCGACGACGCACAGCATCATTGGTGGCATCATCGGTTTTGGTCTCTTCATTGACCCTTCACTGGTCGATTTCCACAAAGTCGGCCAGATAGTTCTGAGCTGGGTAATTTCCCCGCTGCTGGGTGGAGTGCTGGCTTACGGGACTTTCATGGTCATTCGCATGACCATTATGGAGTCCGATGACCCTATCCAGCGCTCCCGCTGGATGGCGCCAATACTCGCCTTCCCGACCTTTTTCGTGCTGGGACTGGCGCTCCAGTTCAAGGCGCTCCAGTACCTGCTGCCCGCCGCATGGCTGCCGGCCAGGGATTGCGCCGTCGACGCCAGTTTCATGGCCGCAGTCGCCGAATGCCTGCCGCAGCCGAGCCTGCAGATAGCGCTGCTGCTGGGGGCATTTGCCAGCCTTGCGCTCTACCTGCTGCTGCGCAACTATGAGTTCAAGGAGAGCGGCTACGCGGGGGTCGAGCAGATTTTCGTCTGGCTCCAGATAATCACCGCCTGCTACGTCGCCTTCGCGCACGGTGCCAATGACCGCTCCAATGCCATCGGGCCGATGGCGGCCGTCTGGCAGGTCTACCAGGCAGGCGTGCTGAGCCCCGAAGCTTCGGTCCCGCTCTGGCTGGTGCTGCTGGGAAGCGCTGGCATCGTCATTGGCATCGCCACCTGGGGCCATCGCGTGATGAAGACGATTGGCGAGAAAATAACCCACATCACTCCCACGCGCGGGTTCGCGGCCCAGTTCGCCGCCGCAACTGTCGTACTCTTATTCTCCCTGCCTTTCCTGGCGGTGCCCATTTCCACTACCCATACCCTTGTAGGCTCGGTGGTGGGGGTCGGGCTGGCAAGGGGAACTGCATCTGTGGATTTCGGCGTTTTCGGGAAGATTGCCGCCAGCTGGGTCGCCAGCATCCCGGCCGCCGGCATCGGGGCAGTAGTACTCTACCTGATTTTCGGGCTGGATGAAACCCGTTTCATCGTCTCGGTCAGCCTGATACTGGCCGCCATTGTCTGGCTGCTCTACCACTCTATCAAGGCGGGACCCCGGGTTGAAATCGAGATGGGGGGCGCGGAATGA